A genomic region of Salinibacter pepae contains the following coding sequences:
- a CDS encoding peptide MFS transporter, which produces MAASGPSSDESMQNGGARAPSGGEATAVAGRRDFFGHPRGLATLFFTELWERFSYYGLRALLVLFMTAPAGAAATNPGLGFGTEKATAVYGLYTAFVYLLALPGGWVADNIWGQRRSVFVGGCIIAAGHFSLAMPAFGLPDVSFFYLGLFLIVVGTGLLKPNISTMVGDLYPEGGARRDAGFSVFYMGINFGAILGPTLCGWLAENYSWHWGFSLAGFGMLVGLISYKLGAPNLGEAGLLDADDEEAVQQKSRTFYRLTALVTALIVAFGFLATSGVISITLTQVAEAVGIGIILVTLLFFAYLTLEWAGVGTMAAFFVVASLVTNQFVDGAALASQIGVGATVLFFVLVSIARLAAPQYDVSLKRRRYLVIYWLFLLSALFWSGFEQAGSSLNLFARDLTARDFGPFALSQTSALMGALVLIGLPAAYIGYRMFRRENLWWVGRAGVSLLGALVVGFLGYLAYQIAGGWTMPASMLQNINPTFIVLLAPVFGSFWTWLANRNANPSIPVKFGLGLLGLAAGFFVIAWGASQATAENPVGAHWLVVTYFLHTCGELALSPVGLSSMTKLAPENRVGQMMGVWFVSTALGNLFAGLIAGQLETLDPSGLFTTVALIIGGGGLVAMLAAPPVKRLMGDIE; this is translated from the coding sequence ATGGCAGCCAGCGGTCCCTCGTCCGACGAGTCGATGCAGAATGGAGGGGCCCGGGCGCCGTCGGGGGGGGAGGCCACGGCCGTGGCCGGTCGGCGGGACTTTTTCGGGCACCCGCGCGGCCTCGCCACACTCTTCTTTACAGAGCTGTGGGAGCGGTTCAGCTACTACGGACTACGGGCGCTCCTCGTCCTGTTCATGACGGCCCCGGCCGGCGCGGCAGCGACGAACCCGGGGCTCGGCTTCGGCACCGAAAAGGCGACGGCGGTCTACGGCCTGTACACGGCGTTTGTCTATCTGCTGGCCCTGCCCGGTGGCTGGGTGGCGGACAACATCTGGGGCCAGCGGCGGTCGGTCTTCGTCGGCGGCTGCATCATTGCCGCGGGGCACTTCAGCCTGGCGATGCCGGCCTTTGGCCTCCCGGACGTGTCCTTCTTCTACCTCGGACTGTTTCTGATCGTCGTCGGCACGGGCCTCCTGAAGCCCAACATCAGCACGATGGTCGGGGACCTCTACCCGGAGGGCGGGGCCCGACGTGACGCGGGCTTCTCGGTCTTCTACATGGGGATCAACTTCGGGGCCATCCTGGGCCCGACGCTCTGCGGGTGGCTGGCCGAGAATTACAGCTGGCACTGGGGCTTCTCGCTGGCGGGCTTCGGCATGCTGGTGGGGCTCATTTCCTACAAGCTGGGCGCGCCCAACCTGGGGGAGGCCGGGCTGCTCGACGCCGACGACGAGGAGGCCGTCCAACAGAAGAGCCGCACCTTCTACCGCCTTACGGCACTGGTGACGGCCCTGATCGTGGCGTTTGGGTTCCTGGCCACGTCCGGGGTCATCAGCATCACGCTCACCCAGGTGGCCGAGGCGGTGGGAATCGGCATCATTCTCGTCACGCTCCTCTTCTTTGCCTACCTCACGCTCGAGTGGGCGGGCGTGGGGACAATGGCCGCCTTCTTCGTCGTGGCCAGCCTCGTCACAAATCAGTTCGTGGACGGGGCGGCGCTGGCGTCCCAGATTGGGGTCGGCGCGACGGTCCTGTTTTTCGTGCTGGTGAGCATTGCCCGCCTTGCAGCCCCGCAATACGACGTGTCGCTGAAGCGGCGGCGGTACCTCGTCATCTACTGGCTGTTTCTCCTGTCGGCCCTCTTCTGGTCCGGCTTTGAGCAGGCGGGCTCTTCGCTCAACCTGTTCGCCCGAGACCTCACGGCCCGCGACTTTGGGCCGTTTGCGCTTTCGCAGACCTCGGCCCTGATGGGGGCCCTCGTCCTAATCGGCCTGCCGGCGGCGTACATCGGCTACCGCATGTTTCGGCGCGAGAACCTCTGGTGGGTGGGACGGGCGGGCGTGAGCCTGCTCGGCGCCCTCGTGGTCGGCTTCCTCGGCTATCTGGCCTACCAGATCGCGGGCGGCTGGACCATGCCGGCCAGCATGCTGCAAAACATCAACCCGACGTTCATCGTCCTCCTCGCGCCGGTCTTCGGGTCGTTCTGGACGTGGCTTGCCAACCGCAACGCCAACCCCTCCATTCCCGTCAAGTTTGGGCTCGGCCTCCTGGGCCTGGCCGCGGGCTTCTTCGTGATCGCCTGGGGCGCGTCGCAGGCGACCGCCGAGAACCCGGTGGGCGCCCACTGGCTGGTGGTCACCTACTTCCTGCACACCTGCGGCGAGCTGGCCCTCTCCCCGGTGGGCCTGTCGTCAATGACGAAGCTCGCGCCGGAGAACCGCGTGGGCCAGATGATGGGCGTCTGGTTCGTCTCTACGGCCCTCGGCAACCTGTTCGCCGGACTCATTGCCGGGCAGCTGGAGACGCTCGACCCGTCCGGGCTGTTTACGACGGTGGCCCTCATTATTGGCGGGGGCGGCCTGGTCGCGATGCTTGCCGCGCCGCCCGTGAAGCGGCTCATGGGCGACATCGAATAA
- the aspS gene encoding aspartate--tRNA ligase, producing the protein MERSSRADLISEDSHPARTHTCGDLHADDNGEAVVLKGWVDTRRDHGGLVFVDLRDRYGLTQVVFSPQDNQTAYEVAGQLRREDVISVQGTVRPRGEEAVNPDLPTGAIEVSADDLAVLNTSETPPFVVSAHEERQMNTNEDLRLAHRYLDLRRPALQENIELRHRLYQTTHRYFDAHDFLEVETPVLMKSTPEGARDFLVPSRLHPGRFYALPQSPQTYKQLLMVGGLDRYVQIVKCFRDEDLRADRQPEFTQIDVEMTFATEEQVYELTEGLMADLWDTLEDTTLETPFPRMTYDEALRTYGTDKPDLRFDLELHDVSDCFAGSGFRVFDSIVDDGGHIVALRVPGEGDRGRAAMDRLEDHVTDEIGAAGLIYFQLPSDGSGIEQNLSSDALPHEYGRAAAEQVGAEAGDLVLTLAGHAPTVFEQAGALRLHMGEELGLRPPADEGEDAFLWVTDFPLMEYDEEAGRPVSMHHPFTAPHPDDLDHLDEDPTQVQARAYDLVLNGTEIGGGSIRIHNHETQMQVFDVLGIDAEEAQDRFGFLLDALRYGAPPHGGIALGLDRLVMLLAGADSLRDVIAFPKTQSGKEPMVKSPDWVDPEQLETLALRLDLPPDVEPPARIAQRKRLAS; encoded by the coding sequence ATGGAACGCTCCTCCCGCGCCGATCTCATTTCGGAGGATTCCCATCCCGCCCGCACCCACACCTGCGGCGACCTCCACGCCGACGACAACGGCGAGGCGGTCGTCCTGAAAGGGTGGGTCGACACCCGGCGCGACCACGGCGGGCTCGTGTTCGTGGACCTGCGCGACCGCTACGGCCTCACCCAGGTCGTCTTTTCGCCGCAGGACAACCAGACGGCCTACGAGGTGGCCGGACAGCTGCGCCGGGAGGACGTGATCAGCGTACAGGGAACCGTCCGCCCGCGGGGCGAGGAGGCCGTGAACCCGGACCTGCCGACCGGGGCCATCGAGGTCAGTGCCGATGACCTGGCGGTGCTCAACACGTCCGAGACGCCGCCCTTCGTCGTGAGCGCCCACGAGGAGCGGCAGATGAACACGAACGAGGACCTGCGCTTGGCGCACCGCTACCTGGACCTCCGGCGGCCGGCCCTGCAGGAGAACATCGAGCTGCGCCACCGGCTCTACCAGACGACCCACCGCTACTTCGACGCCCACGACTTCTTGGAGGTGGAGACCCCGGTGCTCATGAAATCCACCCCGGAGGGCGCGCGCGACTTCCTCGTCCCCAGCCGCCTCCACCCGGGCCGCTTCTACGCGCTGCCGCAGTCGCCGCAGACCTACAAGCAACTGCTCATGGTGGGCGGGCTCGACCGCTACGTCCAGATCGTAAAGTGCTTCCGCGACGAGGACCTGCGGGCCGACCGCCAGCCGGAGTTTACGCAGATCGACGTGGAGATGACGTTCGCCACCGAGGAGCAGGTCTACGAGCTTACCGAGGGGCTCATGGCCGACCTCTGGGACACCCTGGAGGACACGACGCTGGAGACGCCCTTTCCGCGCATGACCTACGACGAGGCGCTGCGGACCTACGGCACCGACAAGCCGGACCTGCGCTTCGACTTGGAATTGCACGACGTGAGCGACTGCTTCGCCGGCAGCGGCTTCCGCGTCTTCGACTCGATCGTGGACGACGGCGGACACATCGTGGCCCTCCGGGTGCCCGGCGAGGGCGACCGGGGGCGCGCCGCCATGGACCGGCTGGAGGACCACGTGACCGACGAGATCGGCGCCGCCGGGCTCATCTACTTCCAGCTGCCGTCCGACGGCTCCGGGATCGAGCAGAACCTGAGCAGCGACGCCCTGCCCCACGAGTACGGGCGGGCCGCCGCCGAACAGGTGGGCGCCGAGGCGGGCGACTTGGTTCTCACGCTGGCCGGCCACGCGCCCACCGTGTTCGAGCAGGCCGGCGCCCTGCGCCTCCACATGGGCGAGGAGCTCGGCCTGCGCCCGCCCGCCGACGAGGGCGAGGACGCGTTCCTCTGGGTCACCGACTTTCCGCTGATGGAGTACGACGAGGAGGCCGGGCGCCCCGTCTCGATGCACCACCCCTTCACGGCGCCCCACCCGGACGACCTCGACCACCTCGACGAGGACCCGACGCAGGTGCAGGCGCGGGCCTACGACCTCGTGCTCAACGGCACCGAGATCGGCGGCGGCTCCATCCGCATCCACAACCACGAGACGCAAATGCAGGTCTTCGATGTCCTCGGGATCGACGCGGAGGAGGCGCAGGACCGATTCGGGTTTTTGCTCGACGCCCTCCGCTACGGCGCGCCGCCGCACGGGGGCATCGCACTCGGGCTCGACCGCCTCGTCATGCTGCTGGCCGGGGCCGATTCGCTCCGCGACGTCATCGCCTTCCCCAAGACCCAGAGCGGCAAGGAGCCAATGGTGAAGTCGCCCGACTGGGTGGACCCCGAGCAGCTGGAGACCCTCGCCCTCCGCCTCGACCTGCCCCCCGACGTGGAACCGCCGGCCCGGATCGCCCAGCGCAAGCGCCTGGCGTCGTAG
- a CDS encoding inorganic diphosphatase produces MSDSLYPPLDLQALRSAAHEHLHWGTWARCIEDNGITIERPRTTAHPDHPSIVYPVDYGYVNGTRGGDGDALDVFVGRGTTGLVGALLTTDHQQRDREAKLLYDCTPAEVYTAHGFINYDRTLLEGVLVLRQEMRALWDEGNGPAPPSAQRP; encoded by the coding sequence ATGTCCGACTCGCTTTATCCCCCCTTGGACCTGCAGGCCCTCCGCTCGGCCGCCCACGAGCACCTTCACTGGGGGACGTGGGCGCGGTGCATCGAGGACAACGGGATTACGATCGAGCGGCCCCGCACGACGGCCCACCCCGACCATCCGTCCATTGTCTACCCGGTCGACTACGGATACGTGAACGGCACGCGGGGCGGCGACGGCGACGCACTCGACGTGTTCGTGGGCCGCGGCACGACCGGCCTCGTGGGGGCGCTCCTGACGACCGATCACCAGCAGCGGGACCGGGAGGCCAAGCTCCTCTACGACTGTACGCCCGCCGAGGTCTACACGGCCCACGGCTTTATCAACTACGACCGGACGCTGCTGGAGGGCGTGCTGGTGCTCCGCCAAGAGATGCGGGCCCTCTGGGACGAGGGCAACGGACCGGCCCCACCCTCGGCGCAACGACCGTAG